One window from the genome of Diorhabda sublineata isolate icDioSubl1.1 chromosome 10, icDioSubl1.1, whole genome shotgun sequence encodes:
- the LOC130449192 gene encoding uncharacterized protein LOC130449192: MYGKRQRQNDNMPPMFDIYRKPMFDDSIRKAEYRTYAPFIKSFNCSDIVEFSINQVDSFFAMSEPLLCIKGSLEIHGAGDVKLANNVGAFLFDSCTYSESAREMETVRDPGIVSAVRAMTCYNQEDSNHMAIAGWNYPKDPILNVSDKSFNLQIPLKHIFSIFNDYSMITCGRQTIRLVRARNDNDCLYITEKNVSGTLSTTTAKLNITSVELKVKHIFPNDDIKLNLMKSIQKYQPIVIPFRKWELHELPSITKGARHEVWAVKTSTSVERPRFVIVFFQTDKRNLSTADPTLFDNTDVQSIRLSLNGDYWHNERMQLDFAKTDYNEAYFNYTEFYPNYANSTQKRPLLDYSSFKKRALFVIDCSKQEESMKASTVDVKLDIEANIGFPENTKVYCIIIHDCVMEYFPLTEIVKSLN; the protein is encoded by the coding sequence atGTATGGAAAACGTCAACGCCAAAACGACAACATGCCTCCAATGTTTGATATCTACCGTAAGCCGATGTTTGACGATTCAATTCGAAAGGCTGAATACAGAACCTATGCTCCATTTATAAAGTCATTCAATTGCAGTGACATTGTGGAGTTTAGCATTAATCAGGTTGATTCGTTCTTTGCAATGAGCGAACCTTTGTTGTGCATTAAAGGTTCGCTTGAAATACACGGAGCTGGTGACgtaaaattagcaaataatgtTGGAGCCTTTCTATTCGATTCATGTACGTACAGTGAAAGTGCCAGAGAAATGGAAACAGTTCGGGATCCTGGAATAGTGAGTGCCGTACGTGCTATGACTTGTTATAACCAAGAAGATTCCAATCATATGGCTATAGCCGGCTGGAATTACCCAAAAGATCCTATTCTGAATGTTAGCGACAAGTCCTTCAACCTTCAAATACctctcaaacatattttcagcattttcaacgattattcaatgattacatGTGGGCGTCAAACAATACGACTAGTTCGGGCACGAAATGATAATGATTGCTTATATATTACTGAAAAGAATGTCTCTGGAACGCTCTCCACTACAACAGCTAAATTAAACATTACAAGCGTTGAGCTAAAAGTTAAACATATCTTTCCTAATGAcgacataaaattaaatctcatgaaatccattcaaaaatatcaaCCTATAGTTATTCCATTTAGGAAGTGGGAGTTACACGAATTACCCTCAATTACTAAAGGAGCAAGACATGAAGTTTGGGCTGTCAAGACATCCACTTCAGTTGAAAGACCtcgttttgttattgttttctttcaaaccgACAAACGTAACTTGAGTACAGCTGACccgactttatttgacaataCCGACGTACAAAGTATAAGACTGTCACTTAATGGTGATTATTGGCACAATGAAAGAATGCAATTGGATTTCGCTAAAACTGATTACAATGAAGCCTATTTTAACTATACTGAATTCTATCCCAACTACGCAAACTCCACACAGAAGCGCCCCCTGCtggattattcttctttcaagaAACGAGCATTGTTTGTTATCGATTGTTCAAAACAGGAGGAAAGCATGAAGGCATCCACAGTCGATGTGAAACTTGACATTGAAGCAAACATAGGTTTTCCCGAAAATACCAAAGTATATTGCATCATAATTCACGATTGTGTAATGGAATACTTCCCCCTCACCGAAATTGTTAAAAGCTTGAACTAG
- the LOC130449193 gene encoding uncharacterized protein LOC130449193, whose translation MTTMYGKRQRQNDNMPPMFDIYRKPMFDDSIRKAEYRTYAPFIKSFNCSDIVEFSINQVDSFFAMSEPLLCIKGSLEIHGAGDVKLANNVGAFLFDSCTYSESAREMETVRDPGIVSAVRAMTCYNQEDSNHMAIAGWNYPKDLILNVSDKSFNLQIPLKHIFSIFNDYSMITCGRQTIRLVRARNDNDCLYITEKNVSGTLSTTTAKLNITSVELKVKHIFPNDDIKLNLMKSIQKYQPIVIPFRKWELHELPSITKGARHEVWAVKTSTSVERPRFVIVFFQTDKRNLSTADPTLFDNTDVQSIRLSLNGDYWHNERMQLDFAKTDYNEAYFNYTEFYPNYANPTQKRPLLDYSSFKKRALFVIDCSKQEESMKASTVDVKLDIEANIGFPENTKVYCIIIHDCVMEYFPLTEIVKSLN comes from the coding sequence atgacaacaatgtaTGGAAAACGTCAACGCCAAAACGACAACATGCCTCCAATGTTTGATATCTACCGTAAGCCGATGTTTGACGATTCAATTCGAAAGGCTGAATACAGAACCTATGCTCCATTTATAAAGTCATTCAATTGCAGTGACATTGTGGAGTTTAGCATTAATCAGGTTGATTCGTTCTTTGCAATGAGCGAACCTTTGTTGTGCATTAAAGGTTCGCTTGAAATACACGGAGCTGGTGACgtaaaattagcaaataatgtTGGAGCCTTTCTATTCGATTCATGTACGTACAGTGAAAGTGCCAGAGAAATGGAAACAGTTCGGGATCCTGGAATAGTGAGTGCCGTACGTGCTATGACTTGTTATAACCAAGAAGATTCCAATCATATGGCTATAGCCGGCTGGAATTACCCAAAAGATCTTATTCTGAATGTTAGCGACAAGTCCTTCAACCTTCAAATACctctcaaacatattttcagcattttcaacgattattcaatgattacatGTGGGCGTCAAACAATACGACTAGTTCGGGCACGAAATGATAATGATTGCTTATATATTACTGAAAAGAATGTCTCTGGAACGCTCTCCACTACAACAGCTAAATTAAACATTACAAGCGTTGAGCTAAAAGTTAAACATATCTTTCCTAATGAcgacataaaattaaatctcatgaaatccattcaaaaatatcaaCCTATAGTTATTCCATTTAGGAAGTGGGAGTTACACGAATTACCCTCAATTACTAAAGGAGCAAGACATGAAGTTTGGGCTGTCAAGACATCCACTTCAGTTGAAAGACCtcgttttgttattgttttctttcaaaccgACAAACGTAACTTGAGTACAGCTGACccgactttatttgacaataCCGACGTACAAAGTATAAGACTGTCACTTAATGGTGATTATTGGCACAATGAAAGAATGCAATTGGATTTCGCTAAAACTGATTACAATGAAGCCTATTTTAACTATACTGAATTCTATCCCAACTACGCAAACCCCACACAGAAGCGCCCCCTGCtggattattcttctttcaagaAACGAGCATTGTTTGTTATCGATTGTTCAAAACAGGAGGAAAGCATGAAGGCATCCACAGTCGATGTGAAACTTGACATTGAAGCAAACATAGGTTTTCCCGAAAATACCAAAGTATATTGCATCATAATTCACGATTGTGTAATGGAATACTTCCCCCTCACCGAAATTGTTAAAAGCTTGAACTAG